A genomic window from Acinetobacter lwoffii includes:
- a CDS encoding integration host factor subunit alpha — protein sequence MTALTKAEMADHLSELTSLNRREAKQMVELFFDEISQALISGEQVKLSGFGNFELRDKRQRPGRNPKTGEEIPISARRVVTFRAGQKFRQRVGNEQVN from the coding sequence ATGACAGCACTAACTAAAGCAGAAATGGCTGATCATTTAAGTGAGCTCACGAGTTTAAACCGTCGTGAAGCAAAACAAATGGTTGAGTTGTTCTTCGATGAGATTAGCCAGGCGCTCATCTCAGGCGAGCAAGTAAAACTTTCGGGTTTTGGTAATTTCGAGTTGCGTGATAAGCGTCAACGTCCGGGCCGTAACCCGAAAACGGGTGAAGAGATTCCGATTTCTGCACGCCGCGTGGTCACCTTCCGTGCGGGACAGAAGTTCCGTCAACGTGTGGGAAATGAGCAGGTCAACTGA
- the pheT gene encoding phenylalanine--tRNA ligase subunit beta codes for MKISENWLRTWVNPAIDSEKLSDQLTMLGLEVDELAPAAKPFTGVVVGEVLTVEQHPDADRLRVTTVNIGSGEPLQIVCGAPNVRAGMKAPVATIGAVLPGDFKIKKGKLRGIESQGMLCGASEIDLEDKIDGLLELPADAPVGMNIREYLDLDDNVIDISITPNRGDCFSIRGIAREIGVINQLPVTAPDIKEVAATISDEKRVVVSTEGCPRYLGRVIKNVNTKAVTPVWMERALARSGIRQHSILVDITNYVLMELGQPLHAFDGGKVQGAVHVRQAAEAEKLVLLNEQEVELNEKVMVIADDEKALAIAGIMGGLSSAVSDATTEIFLESAFFAPLHIAGRARSFGLHTDASQRYERGVDFELPLIAMHRASQLIAELAGGEFGPITVAENAALLPTRDAIELNQAQVDQLLGYSVDSDFITDALSRLGCDVTVKAEGEWSVVPPSHRYDMMIYQDLIEEVARIHGYDNIQISLPVIDVKLAKYQDQFELGQLRQTAVTLGYQEAISFSFADLKLEKQLNSSVNPLALANPISSDLAVMRSTLLSSLIPCVQYNINRQQSRVRFFELGLRFDYQEASSIHDLKQIPTFALIATGSRTPESWHGKAQPMDFFDFKGDIEEILAAGRVKVEYVRSERSWLHPGQSAEILVNGQSIGYFGRLHPSLEDELDLATTWVAELDQTAVLQTYVSNFTELSRFPSVRRDIALLISDKINVSEIQGLIEKTGGELLDSTWLFDVYTGQGVEEGKRSLAFALLWQHPSRTLEDAEIKSGMDNILQVLENTYQATLRAS; via the coding sequence ATGAAAATTAGCGAAAATTGGCTACGCACATGGGTCAACCCAGCCATCGATAGCGAAAAACTTTCTGATCAATTGACCATGTTGGGTCTGGAAGTGGATGAGCTTGCACCTGCAGCCAAACCCTTTACTGGTGTGGTGGTGGGGGAAGTCCTGACAGTAGAACAACATCCTGATGCAGATCGCTTGCGTGTGACCACTGTCAATATCGGTTCTGGTGAGCCACTACAAATTGTATGTGGTGCGCCAAATGTACGTGCCGGCATGAAAGCACCGGTTGCGACCATTGGTGCAGTACTTCCAGGCGATTTCAAAATCAAGAAAGGCAAGCTACGTGGTATCGAGTCACAAGGTATGCTGTGCGGCGCTTCAGAAATCGATCTGGAAGATAAAATCGACGGTCTTTTAGAGCTGCCTGCAGATGCACCAGTAGGTATGAACATTCGTGAATATCTGGATCTTGATGACAATGTGATTGACATCAGCATTACGCCTAACCGTGGGGACTGCTTCAGTATTCGCGGGATCGCGCGTGAAATTGGTGTGATCAACCAATTGCCAGTGACTGCCCCTGATATTAAAGAAGTAGCTGCGACTATTAGCGACGAAAAGAGAGTCGTTGTGTCGACTGAAGGCTGCCCACGCTACTTGGGTCGTGTCATCAAGAACGTCAATACCAAAGCTGTGACTCCTGTATGGATGGAGCGAGCATTGGCACGTTCAGGTATCCGTCAGCATAGTATCTTAGTAGATATTACCAACTATGTGCTGATGGAGCTGGGTCAACCGCTACACGCATTTGATGGCGGTAAAGTGCAAGGCGCGGTACATGTACGTCAAGCGGCGGAAGCTGAAAAGTTAGTTTTGCTCAATGAACAAGAAGTTGAACTCAACGAAAAAGTGATGGTGATTGCAGATGATGAAAAAGCATTGGCCATTGCCGGTATTATGGGTGGCTTGTCTTCAGCAGTCAGCGATGCAACCACTGAAATTTTCCTGGAATCAGCATTCTTCGCACCACTGCATATTGCCGGTCGTGCACGTAGCTTTGGCCTGCATACTGATGCTTCTCAGCGTTATGAACGTGGTGTCGATTTTGAATTGCCATTGATCGCTATGCACCGCGCATCACAATTGATTGCGGAACTTGCGGGCGGTGAGTTTGGACCAATTACAGTTGCCGAAAATGCAGCATTATTGCCAACACGCGACGCAATTGAGTTGAATCAAGCACAAGTCGATCAACTGCTAGGTTATAGCGTTGATTCAGATTTTATTACCGATGCCTTAAGCCGTCTGGGTTGTGATGTAACTGTGAAAGCAGAAGGTGAGTGGTCCGTAGTGCCGCCATCACATCGTTATGATATGATGATTTACCAGGACTTGATCGAAGAAGTGGCGCGTATTCACGGTTATGACAATATTCAAATCAGCCTGCCTGTGATTGATGTGAAATTGGCGAAATACCAAGATCAATTTGAATTGGGTCAACTCCGTCAAACTGCCGTAACTTTAGGTTACCAAGAAGCGATCAGCTTTAGCTTCGCAGACCTAAAACTTGAAAAGCAACTTAATTCCAGTGTGAATCCATTAGCATTAGCCAATCCAATTTCAAGTGATTTGGCGGTGATGCGTTCAACCTTGCTATCTAGCCTGATTCCTTGTGTTCAATACAATATCAATCGTCAGCAAAGTCGGGTACGTTTCTTTGAGCTCGGTCTGCGTTTTGACTATCAAGAAGCCAGCAGCATCCATGATTTAAAACAGATTCCAACTTTTGCCTTGATTGCAACGGGTTCGCGTACCCCTGAGTCTTGGCATGGCAAGGCACAGCCAATGGACTTCTTTGACTTTAAGGGCGATATAGAGGAAATTCTGGCTGCTGGTCGTGTCAAAGTGGAATATGTCCGTTCAGAGCGTAGCTGGTTGCATCCAGGACAATCCGCAGAGATTCTCGTGAATGGTCAATCAATTGGTTACTTTGGCCGTTTACATCCTTCACTTGAAGACGAACTTGATCTGGCAACCACATGGGTAGCAGAATTGGATCAAACGGCTGTTTTGCAAACTTATGTATCTAATTTTACAGAATTATCACGTTTTCCATCGGTTCGACGTGATATTGCGCTTTTAATTAGTGATAAGATTAATGTTAGCGAAATTCAGGGACTTATCGAAAAAACAGGCGGAGAGCTTTTAGACTCAACTTGGTTGTTCGATGTGTACACTGGACAAGGAGTAGAAGAAGGGAAACGCTCACTGGCATTTGCACTTCTCTGGCAGCATCCAAGCCGTACACTGGAAGATGCTGAAATTAAATCAGGTATGGATAATATCCTTCAAGTGTTAGAAAACACTTACCAAGCGACATTGAGGGCTTCATGA
- the pheS gene encoding phenylalanine--tRNA ligase subunit alpha: MSLEALTTEALAAIAAAQDLAALDQVRVQFTGKKSQLAEQSKSLGKMDPEERKVFGAQIHAVRETITAALTSRQAELHKAALEQKLASETIDITLPGRGQQVGSIHPVTQVQERICQFFTKAGFTVATGPEVEDDYHNFEALNIPGHHPARAMHDTFYFDVNHLLRTHTSGVQIRTMETQQPPIQIVCPGRVYRCDSDQTHSPMFHQIEGLYVAENTSFAELKGLLINLLNEFFEKDLKVRFRPSYFPFTEPSAEVDIMDERGRWLEVLGCGMVHPNVLQAAGIDPEKYKGFAFGLGVERFAMLRYGVNDLRMFFQNDVRFLRQFA; this comes from the coding sequence ATGTCACTGGAAGCCCTGACCACTGAAGCGCTCGCTGCGATTGCAGCAGCTCAAGACCTTGCTGCACTTGATCAAGTACGAGTGCAATTTACGGGGAAAAAAAGCCAGCTCGCGGAACAATCTAAGTCGCTTGGTAAAATGGATCCTGAAGAACGTAAAGTCTTCGGCGCACAAATCCATGCTGTACGTGAAACCATTACCGCTGCATTGACATCACGTCAGGCAGAACTGCATAAAGCTGCCTTAGAACAAAAACTGGCAAGCGAAACCATTGATATTACTTTACCAGGTCGTGGCCAGCAGGTGGGCAGTATCCATCCAGTGACCCAGGTGCAAGAGCGTATTTGCCAGTTCTTTACCAAGGCAGGTTTTACGGTTGCAACAGGTCCTGAAGTTGAAGATGACTACCACAACTTTGAAGCACTGAACATTCCGGGTCATCACCCGGCGCGTGCCATGCACGATACTTTCTATTTCGATGTGAACCATTTGCTGCGTACCCATACGTCTGGTGTGCAGATTCGTACCATGGAAACCCAGCAGCCACCCATCCAGATCGTGTGTCCGGGCCGTGTTTACCGTTGTGATTCGGATCAAACCCACTCGCCGATGTTCCATCAGATTGAAGGTTTATACGTGGCTGAAAATACTAGCTTCGCGGAACTGAAAGGCTTGCTGATTAACCTGCTGAACGAATTCTTTGAAAAAGATTTGAAAGTACGTTTCCGTCCATCTTATTTTCCGTTCACCGAGCCGAGTGCGGAAGTGGATATTATGGATGAACGCGGTCGCTGGTTAGAAGTATTGGGCTGCGGTATGGTACATCCGAATGTGCTGCAAGCTGCAGGCATTGATCCTGAAAAATACAAAGGCTTTGCTTTTGGTCTGGGTGTTGAACGTTTTGCAATGCTGCGTTATGGCGTGAATGACTTACGTATGTTCTTTCAAAATGATGTGCGTTTCTTACGCCAGTTTGCTTAA
- a CDS encoding GNAT family N-acetyltransferase gives MIRLATQHDVLPIAQVHVQSWHESYQNIIKPEILDKLSVEQRAALWRSVLEQENRRVFVYEENAQVLGFAAFNFPVDAPISELRALYLLQNIQGRGIGRDLVQLGLGLSREKSYQHMQCSVLNLNSSRYFYEKTGAYFISEEDASDLGENLKDLCYQWDI, from the coding sequence ATGATTCGACTTGCCACCCAACACGATGTCTTGCCGATTGCCCAAGTGCATGTACAAAGCTGGCATGAAAGCTATCAAAATATCATTAAACCAGAGATTCTCGATAAGTTGAGTGTAGAACAAAGAGCCGCTTTGTGGCGTTCTGTGCTTGAACAGGAGAATCGACGGGTATTTGTCTATGAAGAAAATGCTCAAGTTTTGGGTTTTGCTGCTTTTAATTTTCCGGTAGATGCACCAATCAGTGAATTGAGAGCACTTTATTTGCTTCAAAATATTCAAGGTCGCGGCATTGGACGTGATTTGGTTCAATTGGGTCTGGGTTTAAGTCGAGAAAAATCCTACCAGCATATGCAATGCAGCGTATTGAACCTGAATTCCAGTCGTTATTTTTATGAAAAGACCGGCGCCTATTTTATCAGTGAAGAAGATGCCAGCGATCTCGGCGAGAATCTTAAAGACTTATGTTATCAGTGGGACATTTAA
- the rplT gene encoding 50S ribosomal protein L20 produces the protein MARVKRGVQAHRRHKKILARAKGYYGARSRVYRVAFQAVIKAGQYAYRDRRQKKRQFRALWIARINAGARQNGLSYSRMIAGLKKAQVIIDRRVLADIAMHDAVAFAALASKAKDALAA, from the coding sequence ATGGCTCGTGTAAAACGTGGTGTACAGGCTCATCGCCGTCACAAAAAAATTCTTGCTCGCGCTAAAGGTTACTATGGTGCTCGTTCACGCGTTTACCGCGTAGCGTTCCAGGCGGTAATCAAAGCTGGTCAATATGCTTACCGTGACCGTCGTCAGAAGAAACGTCAATTCCGCGCTTTGTGGATTGCACGTATCAACGCTGGTGCTCGTCAAAATGGTTTGTCGTACAGCCGTATGATCGCTGGCTTGAAAAAAGCTCAAGTGATTATCGACCGTCGCGTACTTGCTGACATCGCTATGCATGACGCAGTTGCGTTTGCTGCTTTAGCTTCTAAAGCTAAAGATGCATTGGCTGCATAA
- the rpmI gene encoding 50S ribosomal protein L35, translated as MPKMKTRRGAAKRFKATANGFKRKQAFKRHILTKKSAKRIRQLRGCVMVHVSDVASVRRMCPYI; from the coding sequence ATGCCTAAGATGAAAACTCGCCGTGGTGCAGCTAAACGCTTTAAAGCGACTGCTAACGGTTTTAAGCGTAAACAAGCGTTCAAACGCCACATTTTGACCAAAAAATCTGCTAAGCGTATTCGTCAATTGCGCGGCTGTGTAATGGTTCACGTAAGTGACGTTGCTTCAGTTCGTCGTATGTGCCCGTACATCTAA
- a CDS encoding YqaA family protein, which translates to MSLFLLFLSALGAATLLPLQSEAVLLGLLVQNKQHVVLLIAVASLGNILGSCVNWYLGLKIEHYKNKKWFPVSKDKMLKAQATYQKYGYWSLLLSWVPIIGDPITLIAGLLKENFARFLLIVSVAKIGRYLFVYAAFAVF; encoded by the coding sequence ATGAGCCTGTTTTTACTATTTCTGTCGGCCTTGGGTGCAGCGACCTTATTGCCTTTACAGTCTGAAGCTGTGTTACTGGGGCTTTTAGTACAGAACAAGCAGCATGTAGTGCTGTTAATTGCCGTGGCCAGTCTGGGCAATATTCTGGGGTCCTGCGTCAACTGGTATCTGGGCCTCAAGATTGAGCATTATAAAAATAAAAAATGGTTTCCAGTTTCAAAAGACAAGATGCTTAAAGCGCAAGCGACCTATCAGAAATATGGTTACTGGTCTTTATTGCTGAGCTGGGTGCCTATCATTGGTGATCCGATTACCCTGATTGCGGGACTGCTAAAAGAAAACTTCGCCCGTTTTTTGCTCATCGTCAGCGTCGCCAAAATTGGACGTTATCTATTTGTCTATGCAGCCTTTGCCGTGTTCTAA
- a CDS encoding glutathione S-transferase family protein encodes MIDLYYWGTPNGHKISIALEEMRLEYQIIPINILENDQFQSDFLAISPNNKIPAIVDQDGPNGRAISIFESGAILQYLGRKTGLFYPDDEVKRIQVEQWLMWQMGGLGPMLGQNHHFSRFAPERIAYATDRYVNESKRLYGVLNKQLVGQNYVAGEYSIADMAIFPWLLRHDWQQINLEDYPEVSKYIDRLNARPAVQKALAIQVS; translated from the coding sequence ATGATCGATTTATATTATTGGGGCACCCCCAACGGCCATAAAATTAGTATTGCTCTAGAAGAAATGAGGCTGGAATATCAAATTATTCCCATCAATATTCTGGAAAATGACCAGTTTCAGTCCGATTTTCTGGCTATTTCTCCCAATAATAAAATCCCGGCAATTGTTGATCAGGATGGGCCAAATGGCCGCGCCATTTCAATTTTTGAGTCAGGTGCGATTTTGCAATATCTGGGTCGAAAAACAGGTCTGTTTTATCCAGATGATGAAGTGAAGCGTATTCAGGTTGAACAGTGGCTGATGTGGCAGATGGGCGGTCTGGGACCAATGCTCGGACAAAATCATCACTTTAGCCGTTTTGCACCTGAGCGGATTGCTTATGCCACAGATCGTTATGTCAATGAAAGCAAACGTTTGTATGGCGTGTTGAATAAACAACTGGTCGGGCAAAATTATGTTGCCGGCGAATATTCGATTGCAGATATGGCGATATTTCCGTGGTTATTACGGCATGACTGGCAGCAGATTAATCTGGAAGATTATCCTGAAGTTTCCAAATATATTGATCGCTTGAATGCTCGTCCTGCGGTTCAGAAAGCGCTGGCGATACAGGTCAGTTAA
- a CDS encoding Hsp20 family protein: protein MSNLNLHPLFRRSIGFDRLNDFIDYAMQSDAPNYPPYNIEKHGENNYRIVVATAGFRQEELDIRLENKLLTILGKPENQNNDSIEFLHKGIARRAFKLSLRLDEYIEVQQADYENGLLIIDLQRIIPEEKLPRQIPIGNKLLIANDEKSVE from the coding sequence ATGAGTAACTTAAATCTTCATCCATTATTTCGTCGTAGCATCGGTTTCGATCGTCTGAATGACTTTATTGACTATGCCATGCAAAGCGATGCACCGAATTATCCACCGTATAATATCGAAAAGCATGGTGAGAATAATTACCGCATCGTGGTGGCAACTGCGGGTTTTCGTCAGGAAGAACTCGACATTCGTCTGGAAAATAAGTTGCTGACCATCTTAGGCAAGCCTGAAAATCAAAACAATGACAGTATTGAATTCCTGCACAAAGGCATTGCACGACGTGCATTTAAATTGTCTTTACGTCTGGATGAATATATTGAGGTCCAGCAGGCAGATTATGAAAATGGTTTATTGATCATCGACTTGCAACGCATTATTCCAGAAGAAAAATTGCCGCGTCAAATCCCGATTGGCAATAAACTGCTTATTGCAAACGATGAAAAATCAGTGGAATAA
- the infC gene encoding translation initiation factor IF-3, translating into MNDEIRAKEVRLVDENGEQKGIVSLAEALRAAESVELDLVEIVANAEPPVCKIMDFNKHLFDLKQKQKEAKKKQHQVQVKEIKLRPGTDVGDYNVKLRAIIKFLEEGNKVKITLRFRGREMAHQQLGLAQLQKIEADVAEFGTVEQMPKMEGRQMGMLLGPKKKK; encoded by the coding sequence TTGAATGATGAAATTCGTGCGAAAGAAGTCCGTCTTGTAGACGAAAATGGTGAGCAAAAAGGGATTGTAAGCTTAGCTGAAGCCCTACGTGCAGCAGAAAGTGTTGAACTTGATCTTGTAGAGATCGTAGCAAATGCTGAGCCACCTGTATGTAAGATCATGGACTTCAACAAGCATTTGTTTGATCTTAAGCAAAAGCAGAAAGAAGCGAAGAAAAAACAACATCAAGTCCAGGTGAAAGAAATCAAGCTACGCCCGGGTACTGATGTTGGTGATTACAACGTAAAACTACGTGCAATCATCAAGTTCCTTGAAGAAGGTAACAAGGTGAAAATCACGCTTCGTTTCCGTGGTCGTGAAATGGCGCACCAACAGTTGGGTCTAGCTCAATTGCAAAAAATTGAAGCTGACGTGGCTGAATTCGGTACTGTTGAGCAGATGCCGAAAATGGAAGGTCGTCAAATGGGTATGCTACTTGGTCCTAAAAAGAAAAAGTAA
- the thrS gene encoding threonine--tRNA ligase — protein sequence MPIITLPNGDQKQFDHAVSVMEVAQSIGPGLAKNTVAGRVNGRLVDACDLITEDATLQIITPKDDEGVEIIRHSCAHLVGHAVKQLFPEAKMVIGPVIEDGFYYDIFNAKPFTPDDMAAIEERMKKLIDQDYDVIKKMTPRDEVIKVFTERGEDYKLRLIEDMPDETQMGLYYHQEYVDMCRGPHVPNTKFLKSFKLTKMSGAYWRGDAKNEQLQRIYGTAWADKKQLAAYIKRIEEAEKRDHRKIGKALDLFHMQEEAPGMVFWHPNGWTIYQVLEQYMRKVQQDNGYLEIKTPQIVDFSLWEKSGHAANYADNMFTTHSESRNYAVKPMNCPCHVQVFNQGLKSYRDLPIRLAEFGSCHRNEPSGSLHGIMRVRGFTQDDAHIFCTKEQIGPEVADFIKLTLDVYKDFGFEEVQMKLSTRPEKRVGDDALWDMAEKSLADALDAAGLEWELQPGEGAFYGPKIEFSLKDCLGRVWQCGTIQCDFNLPERLDASYVTEDNDRDQPVMLHRAILGSFERFIGILIEHYAGFMPPWLAPVQACVMNITDSQAEACESVVAKLKENGIRAISDLRNEKIGFKIRERTLERIPYLLVLGDREVEEGTVNVRTRSGKNLGTMSIDAFVDLVKTAVAERGRYIVE from the coding sequence ATGCCAATTATCACTTTGCCAAATGGCGATCAAAAACAGTTTGATCATGCCGTATCTGTGATGGAAGTTGCTCAAAGCATCGGTCCTGGTCTTGCAAAAAATACAGTCGCTGGACGTGTAAATGGCCGTCTGGTTGATGCATGCGATTTAATTACCGAAGACGCAACTTTACAGATTATCACGCCTAAAGATGATGAAGGCGTCGAAATTATTCGTCACTCATGTGCGCACTTGGTGGGTCATGCGGTTAAACAGCTGTTCCCAGAAGCGAAGATGGTGATTGGTCCTGTCATTGAAGATGGTTTCTATTACGACATTTTTAATGCAAAACCATTTACCCCAGATGATATGGCTGCGATTGAAGAGCGCATGAAAAAGCTCATCGATCAGGACTACGATGTCATCAAAAAAATGACGCCACGCGACGAAGTCATCAAAGTATTTACTGAGCGCGGCGAAGATTACAAACTACGTCTGATTGAAGATATGCCAGATGAGACCCAGATGGGTCTTTACTATCATCAGGAATATGTGGATATGTGTCGTGGTCCACACGTACCAAACACCAAATTCTTGAAATCGTTCAAACTCACCAAGATGTCAGGTGCGTACTGGCGCGGTGATGCGAAGAACGAGCAGTTACAGCGTATCTACGGTACTGCTTGGGCAGACAAGAAACAGCTTGCGGCTTATATCAAGCGTATTGAAGAAGCGGAAAAACGCGATCACCGTAAAATCGGTAAAGCGCTTGATCTGTTCCACATGCAGGAAGAAGCACCGGGTATGGTGTTCTGGCATCCAAATGGCTGGACCATTTACCAAGTCCTTGAACAGTACATGCGTAAAGTCCAGCAGGACAATGGTTATCTAGAGATTAAAACACCACAAATCGTAGACTTTAGCTTGTGGGAAAAATCGGGCCATGCGGCGAACTATGCAGACAACATGTTCACCACACATTCGGAAAGCCGTAACTATGCGGTGAAGCCAATGAACTGCCCATGTCACGTGCAGGTGTTCAACCAGGGTTTGAAATCTTATCGTGATCTTCCAATTCGTTTGGCAGAGTTCGGTTCATGTCATCGTAACGAGCCATCGGGTTCATTACACGGCATTATGCGTGTTCGTGGCTTTACTCAGGATGATGCGCATATCTTCTGTACCAAAGAGCAGATTGGCCCTGAAGTTGCAGACTTTATCAAATTGACACTAGATGTATACAAAGATTTCGGCTTTGAAGAAGTACAAATGAAGTTGTCGACACGTCCTGAAAAACGTGTAGGTGATGATGCGCTTTGGGATATGGCTGAAAAATCTTTGGCTGATGCTTTAGATGCAGCGGGTCTTGAGTGGGAGCTTCAACCGGGTGAAGGTGCATTTTACGGCCCGAAGATCGAATTCTCATTAAAAGACTGCTTAGGCCGTGTCTGGCAGTGTGGTACCATTCAGTGTGACTTCAACTTGCCAGAACGTCTGGATGCATCTTATGTAACTGAAGACAACGATCGTGACCAGCCTGTGATGTTGCACCGTGCAATTCTTGGTAGTTTCGAGCGTTTTATTGGTATACTGATTGAACACTATGCGGGCTTCATGCCACCTTGGCTGGCACCAGTACAAGCCTGTGTGATGAATATTACCGATTCACAAGCAGAAGCCTGTGAGTCAGTCGTCGCAAAACTTAAAGAAAACGGTATCCGTGCAATTTCTGACTTGAGAAATGAGAAAATCGGCTTTAAGATTCGTGAACGTACATTAGAGCGTATTCCATACTTACTGGTACTTGGGGACCGTGAAGTAGAGGAAGGTACAGTAAACGTGCGTACCCGCTCAGGAAAAAATTTGGGTACTATGTCAATCGATGCTTTCGTTGACCTAGTAAAAACAGCCGTAGCCGAACGCGGCCGGTACATTGTGGAGTAA
- a CDS encoding alanine racemase, with product MQSNYFQQLTQDLKQQGTGTPQLILDLKTYQRNLDYVQSKLPPKLKPRLVVKSLASIQLLKLASEKLNTQRFMLFHLPHLLEIISAFEQVDILLGKPLPIHAVQRFYQNFPDQQALNDQSNIQWLIDDIERLQQYLQLAQNLNICLNVNIEIDVGLHRGGVQTQQQFIALLKLIQHNAAYLKLSGLMGYDAHVAKLPKILKSPEKSYQQSQQIYQQYKTMIQQQFPNLWHEGLCFNGGGSPTFMQHCQQSVCNDLAFGSMLLKPSDFDLENLSALSCALWIAAPILKVLPCSQIPGLELLNHLPHQYKAVFIYGGYWRADYIYPEKSRPHMLYGRSSNQEMVLVPKYCGLQVDDYVFLRPTQSEAVIPQFAQLYSYSKRKFMAWDTFRE from the coding sequence ATGCAATCGAATTATTTTCAGCAACTGACACAAGACTTAAAACAGCAGGGAACTGGCACACCGCAACTGATTTTAGATTTAAAAACCTATCAACGTAATTTGGACTATGTACAGTCAAAATTGCCTCCGAAGTTAAAACCGCGTCTGGTGGTGAAGTCCTTAGCCAGCATTCAGCTACTCAAACTGGCCAGTGAAAAGCTGAATACCCAGCGCTTTATGCTGTTTCATTTACCCCATCTTTTAGAAATTATCAGCGCATTTGAACAGGTAGATATCTTGCTGGGTAAACCGTTGCCGATCCATGCGGTACAGCGCTTTTATCAAAATTTCCCTGATCAGCAGGCACTAAATGACCAAAGCAATATTCAATGGCTGATCGATGATATAGAACGTCTGCAGCAATATCTGCAACTCGCTCAAAACCTGAACATCTGCCTGAACGTAAATATTGAAATTGATGTGGGACTGCATCGTGGCGGCGTACAAACGCAGCAGCAATTTATAGCTTTGCTCAAATTGATTCAGCACAACGCGGCTTATCTCAAACTTTCGGGTCTAATGGGCTATGATGCACATGTCGCCAAACTGCCAAAAATTTTGAAAAGCCCAGAAAAAAGTTATCAGCAATCACAGCAGATTTATCAACAATACAAAACGATGATTCAGCAGCAATTTCCCAATTTATGGCATGAAGGTCTGTGTTTTAACGGCGGGGGCAGTCCGACCTTTATGCAGCATTGCCAGCAAAGTGTCTGTAATGATCTGGCCTTTGGCTCGATGCTGCTTAAGCCCAGTGATTTTGATCTGGAAAATTTGTCTGCTTTAAGCTGTGCTTTATGGATTGCCGCACCCATTTTAAAAGTGTTGCCTTGTAGCCAGATTCCCGGTTTGGAATTACTAAATCATCTTCCACATCAATATAAAGCCGTATTTATTTACGGGGGCTATTGGCGAGCAGATTATATTTACCCTGAAAAAAGTCGACCGCATATGTTGTATGGTCGCAGCAGTAATCAGGAAATGGTTTTGGTGCCTAAATACTGCGGGCTACAAGTGGATGATTATGTCTTTTTGAGACCGACACAAAGTGAAGCTGTCATTCCGCAATTTGCCCAGCTTTATAGCTACAGCAAGAGAAAATTTATGGCATGGGACACTTTTCGGGAATAA